A genomic window from Sebastes fasciatus isolate fSebFas1 chromosome 7, fSebFas1.pri, whole genome shotgun sequence includes:
- the LOC141771527 gene encoding cGMP-inhibited 3',5'-cyclic phosphodiesterase 3A-like isoform X3, with translation MMQRRHSASIMGRHQDNTRPPKQSSGTSVVVDIAVMGEAHGLISDLLADPSLPPNTCSSLKAVSNLLSTQISLQPLHRPRIPADTHTCSDSEDGPDKAERLAIPKRLRRSLPPGLLRRISSTWTTTTSATGLPTIEPGPVRRDRSASIKHTTDSESWNNSVMMTISKSRSMSASCAVSVTSNHLFSKPLGRPGFPPSNVSPLGSPCPSPPTQGTPASSPTIKTCSVQLPEPIGPLTERTPGSVASKSHHRALTHSQSAPSSTTPHWRPPSLCGSCGRPFNNRLNGVDSVDKVDRIPHPDERAVASSDYDSTYDSTYETNHSDSSDFAQNEEEGEGGKKLPEARQGCREYLAEGIVLHPLLPSPEEKPILAEEPVVEPELEPLMSQLNNWNFPIFSLVEKTHGKTGCILSQVSYKLFEDTGLFETFRIPVHEFMNYFHALENGYRVIPYHNRIHATDVLHAVWYLTTQPVPGLPVLLTENGIHTDSDNSITPGATGFLVSKMNSVLEDGYGSLAGLIPGLELMALYVAAAMHDYDHPGRTNAFLVATSAPQALLYNDRSVLENHHAASAWNLFMSRPEYNFLANLEHVEFKRFRFLVIEAILATDLKKHFDFLAEFNAKVGDEGVSGIDWTNENDRLLVCQMCIKLADVNGPLKCKELHLQWTEGIVNEFYEQGDEEANLGLAISPFMDRSAPQLAKLQESFITHIVGPLCSSYDSAALMPGRWVDPPEGETEPEEAKEEQDIEEEEEEEDTADEDASTSSDTSQRQETKKVSRRKVFCQITQHILENHEMWKRVIDAEAQEEAQEEDPNCIGSPSDPITAIHEEEEEQASKDEEEEEEEEEEESMDGLDEREEVPVIEEEEIVPQSETSGEKEEEPE, from the exons ATGATGCAGAGAAGACACTCAGCAAGTATCATGGGACGCCACCAGGACAACACACGTCCTCCTAAACAG TCGTCGGGCACCAGCGTGGTGGTGGACATCGCGGTGATGGGCGAGGCCCACGGTCTGATCTCAGACCTGCTGGCTGACCCCTCGCTGCCCCCGAACACCTGCAGCTCTCTGAAGGCCGTCAGCAACCTCCTCAGCACCCAGATCAGCCTCCAGCCGCTCCACCGGCCTCGCATCcccgcagacacacacacctgctctgACTCCGAGGACGGGCCGGACAAAGCAGAGAGACTGGCCATCCCAAAG CGTCTAAGACGGAGTCTGCCCCCAGGATTGCTTCGGAGAATCTCCTCAACTTGGACCACGACCACCTCAGCTACGGGGCTGCCTACCATCGAACCAGGCCCTGTACGCCGAGACCGCTCAGCCAGCATCAAACACACCACAGACAG TGAATCATGGAACAACTCCGTGATGATGACCATCTCAAAGAGTCGCTCCATGTCTGCCTCCTGTGCTGTCTCCGTCACCTCCAACCACCTCTTCAGCAAACCACTGGGAAGACCAG gttTCCCCCCCTCCAACGTATCACCTCTGGGCTCTCCGTGCCCGTCTCCTCCCACCCAGGGCACGCCTGCCTCCAGCCCTACCATCAAGACGTGTTCAGTGCAGCTTCCTGAGCCGATTGGGCCCCTGACAGAACGGACCCCTGGCTCTGTGGCCTCCAAGAGCCACCACAGAGCCTTAACTCACAGTCAGAGCGCCCCGAGCTCCACCACCCCTCATTGGCGGCCTCCATCACTCTGCGGCAG CTGTGGCAGGCCGTTCAACAATCGACTTAATGGGGTAGACTCTGTCGACAAAGTGGACAGAATACCCCACCCAG ATGAGCGTGCCGTAGCTTCTTCGGACTATGACAGCACCTACGACAGCACCTACGAGACCAACCACAGTGACAGCAGCGACTTTGCACAgaatgaagaggagggagagggaggcaaGAAGCTGCCTGAAGCGAGGCAAGGTTGCAGGGAGTATCTGGCCGAGGGCATCGTTCTTCACCCTCTCCTGCCATCACCAGAG GAAAAGCCCATCTTGGCCGAGGAGCCTGTGGTGGAGCCGGAGCTGGAGCCTCTGATGAGTCAACTCAACAACTGGAACTTTCCCATTTTCAGTCTCGTGGAGAAGACCCACGGCAAGACGGGCTGCATCCTCAGTCAG GTTTCCTATAAGCTCTTTGAGGACACGGGTCTGTTTGAGACCTTCAGAATTCCTGTACACGAGTTCATGAACTACTTCCACGCTCTGGAGAACGGATACAGGGTCATCCCTT ATCACAACCGGATCCATGCCACTGACGTGCTACATGCTGTTTGGTACCTCACCACTCAGCCTGTACCAGGCCTGCCCGTCCTGCTGACTGAGAATGGGATACACACTG ACTCAGATAATAGCATTACACCTGGTGCCACAGGCTTCCTGGTGTCCAAGATGAACTCTGTCCTGGAGGACGGCTATGGTTCCCTGGCTGGCCTTATCCCCGGCCTGGAGCTCATGGCCCTGTATGTTGCTGCCGCCATGCACGACTATGACCATCCTGGAAGAACCAACGCCTTTCTAGTAGCTACCAGTGCACCACAG GCTCTTCTGTACAACGATCGCTCAGTCTTGGAAAATCACCACGCAGCTTCAGCGTGGAACCTCTTCATGTCTCGACCTGAGTACAACTTCCTCGCTAACCTTGAACACGTGGAGTTCAAGCGCTTCCGCTTCCTCGTCATTGAAGCCATCCTAGCCACCGACCTCAAAAAGCACTTTGACTTCCTCGCAGAGTTTAATGCAAAG GTGGGTGATGAAGGGGTGTCCGGTATTGATTGGACCAATGAAAACGACAGATTGCTGGTGTGCCAGATGTGCATCAAGCTGGCTGATGTCAATGGACCGCTGAAGTGTAAGGAGCTGCACCTGCAGTGGACAGAGGGGATCGTGAACGAGTTCTACGAACAA GGTGACGAAGAAGCGAACCTGGGCCTTGCCATCAGCCCGTTCATGGACCGCTCCGCTCCGCAGCTCGCTAAACTCCAGGAGTCATTCATCACTCACATAGTGGGCCCTCTGTGTTCCTCCTACGACTCTGCTGCTCTCATGCCGGGACGCTGGGTCGACCCACCCGAGGGAGAGACGGAGCCAGAAGAGGCGAAGGAGGAACAAGAtatagaagaggaagaggaagaggaggacacagCGGATGAGGACGCATCAACAAGCTCTGACACCTCCC AGCGACAAGAAACCAAAAAGGTGAGCAGGAGGAAAGTGTTTTGCCAGATAACACAGCATATTCTGGAAAACCATGAAATGTGGAAAAGAGTCATCGATGCAGAAGCCCAGGAGGAGGCTCAGGAAGAGGACCCCAACTGCATCGGCAGCCCCTCCGATCCAATCACAGCCAtccatgaggaggaggaggagcaagcaagcaaagacgaggaggaggaggaggaggaggaggaggaggagtcgaTGGACGGCCTTGATGAAAGGGAAGAGGTGCCAGTTATAGAGGAAGAAGAAATCGTTCCACAATCAGAGACTTCAggggaaaaagaggaggaacCAGAGTGA